One Elgaria multicarinata webbii isolate HBS135686 ecotype San Diego chromosome 7, rElgMul1.1.pri, whole genome shotgun sequence DNA window includes the following coding sequences:
- the LOC134401393 gene encoding serpin B10-like — protein MEALSTANSVFSIDLFKHVCNVQSNRNVLLSPWSISLVMANVYLGAKGRTAEQIAEILHFNKAGVAETAHTTRHPRVYSKIEELLNNSCISVQKPLLETSGNIHLRFQALCQEINQPTKHFLLRSVSQLYGDKSVPFQKEFLQSMKKYYNAEPQTVNFQESAEDVRKEINSWVEQQTEGKIHNLLNEGSIDSLTQVILVNALYFKGNWSKTFKKKDTTDQTFRLNKSTSKPVKMMFQHDKFNWNYINEVHTQILELPYVNNDLSMFILLPDDINDDSTGLEMLEKKLTYKALSKWTSPEEMEEVDANVYLPRIQLEDGYELKSTLGSMGITDAFSTGQADFTGMSEKSKLVLSQVFHKCSVDINEEGTEAAASSGANIDGRSDQGAVLFAADHPFLFFIIHNKTKSILFFGKFCSP, from the exons ATGGAGGCTCTGAGTACAGCAAACAGTGTTTTTTCAATTGATCTTTTCAAACACGTGTGCAACGTTCAAAGCAACAGAAATGTCCTACTTTCACCATGGAGTATTTCATTGGTTATGGCCAATGTGTACCTAGGGGCCAAAGGCCGTACTGCGGAGCAGATAGCAGAG ATACTTCACTTTAATAAAGCTGGGGTTGCGGAGACTGCTCATACTACGAGACATCCACGAGTCTATTCCAAAATTGAGGAGCTTTTAAATAACTCTTGCATCTCTGTTCAGAAG CCCCTCCTTGAGACATCAGGCAACATCCATTTAAGATTCCAGGCACTTTGCCAAGAAATCAACCAACCCACAAAACATTTTCTGCTCAGAAGTGTCAGTCAACTATATGGAGACAAATCGGTGCCTTTCCAAAAA GAATTCTTACAGTCAATGAAGAAATACTATAATGCAGAGCCACAAACAGTAAACTTTCAAGAATCTGCAGAAGATGTCAGAAAAGAGATCAATTCCTGGGTTGAACAACAAACAGAAG GCAAAATACACAACCTGTTGAATGAGGGATCTATAGATTCACTTACCCAAGTTATCTTGGTTAATGCCCTGTACTTCAAAGGAAACTGGTCAAAGACATTTAAGAAAAAGGACACAACGGATCAGACTTTCAGGCTgaacaag AGCACAAGTAAGCCAGTGAAGATGATGTTTCAACATGATAAATTTAATTGGAACTATATAAATGAAGTACATACTCAGATTCTTGAGCTCCCGTATGTTAATAATGACCTCAGCATGTTTATACTACTCCCTGATGACATCAATGATGACAGCACTGGTCTGGAAATG CTCGAAAAAAagttaacctataaagccttatccAAGTGGACTAGCCCAGAGGAAATGGAAGAAGTTGACGCAAATGTGTACCTCCCTAGGATCCAATTAGAAGACGGCTATGAGCTGAAGTCAACTTTGGGCAGCATGGGAATAACAGATGCCTTCAGCACGGGCCAAGCTGATTTCACTGGGATGTCTGAGAAAAGCAAGCTTGTTCTGTCCCAAGTTTTTCACAAGTGCTCTGTTGACATTAACGAGGAGGGCACGGAGGCTGCCGCTTCCAGTGGTGCTAATATAGATGGACGAAGTGACCAGGGTGCAGTTTTGTTTGCAGCCGATCACcctttcctctttttcatcattcaTAACAAAACCAAAAGCATCCTCTTTTTCGGAAAGTTCTGTTCCCCCTAA